The nucleotide window GGTTTATTGTAAACGCTCTGCAGGCCTATTTCCTGGGACTGGAAGGAGACGAAGCGTACTACTGGCATTTGTCCCAAAATATAGATTGGAGTTATTTCGACCATCCCCCTATGGTGGCTTTACTGATCCGGATGGGAGAAATTTTGGGTCATGGAAGCTTGTTTACCCGCTTAGGCACGGTATTCATAACAACGCTCTCCATTGGCATTATTTATAAAGCCCTGCCTGACTATTTAAAGAATATAAGATGGTATATACTGATAGCTGCATCAACACTTTTGGTAAACGTTTATAGCTTTATCACAACACCCGATGCGCCTCTTTTATTTTTTTCGTCCTTATTCCTGTTAACCTATAAAAGCTTTTTGAATAAAAGAAGTATTGCCAATAGTCTTTTGATGGCTTTATGTATCACCGGCATGTTTTACAGCAAGTATCATGGTATCTTACTCATTTTTTTCGTAGTACTTTCCAATTACAAATTGCTTATCAACCGGTATTTCTGGCTAACCATATTGATTACTACAGTTTTCTTTTTACCGCATATTTACTGGCAGTACGAGCACGACTGGCCTAGTTTCCGTTATCATTTGAATGAGCGTCTCGCCAGGCACTACCGAATAAACCACACCACCGATTATTTGCTAGGCCAGATTTTGGTTTTCGGCCCGTTTATCTCACTATTATTTTATGCAACCTGTTACAGACTTAAGATCAAAGACCCATTACTCAGAACTCATTTATTCATTTTTGCAGGCACTCTGATCTTCTTTTTGATCTCCTCCTTTAAAAACACGGTAGAAGCACACTGGACATTAATAGCAGCGCCTTCATTTATGACCTTATTTATGTCGCTTATTATAAACGGCACTAATAAGTACCAGCGTCTTTTTCGCAAATTTGCTATCGCCAATATCGTGATCATACTATTGGCCAGGGTGCTTTTTTTAGTTCCCCACTCTCCGTTTACCTTAATCCGGCATTATTATCCGTTTTTCTACGGAAAGCAATGGGCCGAAACTTTGCATAAGGCCGCAGGCAACACTCCGGTCATTTTTGAGAACTCTTATGTATTGCCATCGCTGTACACTTATTATTATCCGGAAGCTCAAGCCCTGGATTACAACACTAAGAGCTACCGCAAAACCAATTATAATCTGGAAAACGATTGTAAATTGAGTGGCCAAAAAGTATGGCATTATCAAATAACCCGGGAAAAAGATCCGGCTTTTACTTATATCGATACTAAATACAACCCCGGGCAGCTGCGTCCTATTGAAAGTTTCACCTGTGTCAATTCCTTAAGGATCGTTCCTCTGCAATTACCTTCCCGGTTAAAGGCCGGCTCGTCTTATCCAATTAAGATTAGGTTTGAAAACAAATCTGCCCGGACAATCACGCTTTATAATGAGCTTGAGATCGATTATGCTTTTTTTATCGCAAAGTCCGATTTTGTTAACGCGGATGAAGCTTATAAAATTGACGGGGATACGATTGCTCCGGGGCAAAAAAGCATTATTGCCCTTAACCTACGGACACCTGATCAACCGGGCTGCTACAAACTCCTTTTCTCCATAAAAAACAGACATCTGCAAGGCAACTTTGCCAGTCCGTTTTATGAAATAGAAATAAACTAAAGCCACTACCGTACAGTTAATCGGTTATCGATTAACCGGTTATTGTATTGCTGAATAAACGCTTTTAATCTTTTGTTCATTCGTGCCAAAGTATCTGGTTTTTGTTGCGCCAGGTCGGCTTGCAAAAACCGGTCAATCTTCCAGTTGTATAACTTTCCAGGTTTCAGGGCATCGCTCATTAATAAATAATCACCCTGAAACCAGCGGTATCCACCCGAGTATTGGTAAGCAAAATGAGGATCTTGTTGTGTACTGTCCAACACATTATTGCCGTAGGCCAAAAACGGTTTGTTGTAGTTGAGATAGCCCAGCACCGTCGGCATAATATCAATTTGCTGTATAATTTCATTCGTTACTCCTTTCATATTGTCATCGCCCGGAGCGTACAGGAGTATAGGAATGGCATATTCACCCCAGGCGTTCTGATATTCGCGGTGATGGGTTTCCGTAGCATGGTCGGCGCTTATAATAAAAAGTGTATTGTTAAACCAGGGCTGTGTTTTTGCCCGGTTGAAAAATTTTCTCAGGGCCATATCTGTATAACTAATACACTCAAATACGGGTAAGGCTCCTTTTTCAAAAACACCCTCGTATTGTTTAGGCACTTTAAAAGGATGATGCGATGAAACTGAAAATATAGTGCTGAAAAAAGGTTGCTGAAAACTGCTTAGCTTTTCATCAAAAAACTGGAAGAATGGCTCATCCCAAATGCCCCAGATCCCATCATATTCTTTATCATTATTAAATTCATTTTTTCCATAATAATGCGCTATACCCAATAATTTGATAATTGCTGCAAACCCCATTGACCCGTTTGGTGCTCCATGAAAAAAGGAGGTATGGTAACCTTCATTTTTCAAGGCATGCGCTAACCCGCCAATAGTATCAGACACATAGGGAGTCAGTACAAACGGATTGAATCCGCTTGGGATAGAGGCGATGCAGGATGGTATCGCATCTATCGATTTACGGCCATTTGCAAACGAATTCCAGAACACTTTGCTTTGCCCGGCCAGTGAATCCAGAAACGGCGTATAACCTTTATAGGTTCCATTATCCAAATCCTTATTATAAAAACCAACGGCCTCTTTACCAAAACTTTCGAGTAATATTAAAACCACATTCTTTTTTTGAAAGTGATTAGCCGGATCAGGCGTGTGAACCGGCGTGTAAATAGCTTCCAGCGCATACTCTTTGTAATACTCCATTTTTTTCAGCCCTTTCACACTCATGGTTCGGATAAATGTGAACGGAGTATTTAATACCAGGTAAATTTCATTGGGACTTTTCACATAATCGCCTGCGTTGCTGATGGTGATAGGCCTTGTGCTATGTTTAAAATCACCACGTATTCCACCTATAGCAAGTACTACTGTTAATACGAGTATGCCCGTACCCGTGATGTAATATCTAAGTTTGGATGAAGAGCTGTTGAACCTGGCCTGTACCCTGTTATAAAGCCAAATCATTGACAGGATGAGCCCCGCAAAAATCAATACAACATACCAGAAATCAAATATAAAATCCCAAACCAGCTTCAGGCCGTTTTTTTCATTTTGAAACTCCTGCAAGACGCTGAATGTGGTGCGGCGTAAAGTAAACCTGTAGTAGATAAAATCAATACAGTTAAGCAGCAGAGCAATACCTATGAAAATAAAAAATACAAGCCTTACTATTTTCAGGTACATTTTATTGTTACGCCATTTCTCCGGCACAGGCAGCAACATCATTACCAGCGGAAGCCCCCCAAAATAAAACAGGGCGGCGATATCAAATTTGCCTCCTCCCTTTAAAATATTAAACCAATCTTCCCACCCCAGGTGAGGAAACATTGATCTGTTAATCCAGAAAAAAAACAGTCTGCACAGGAAAAACAGGAACATTACCGTTGTAAACCGGTAAAGGACAACTGCATAGTAGTTAGTTTTGTACGTTTTCATAGCAAAAAAGAGCGCAAATTTAATAATATGATAATACTAGTTTAATAAGGCTTGCTTAAAATTTCCTTAAACTACCGGGAATATCTGCCGGCGCATGATTCAATTGGCAAATGACAATCGCTTATCATAAAAGTAGTTAAGATGGCCTGGCCTCTGTATGCCGGGCAATTTTCGTATCTTTGCAGCCCTGTCAAATTGTCTGTATGTTTAATACAAGCATTGTTTTTGACAAGAATATTTCTTTAAAAGATTTTAATTATTAATATATTATCATGTTTGGTTTCCTATCAAAAATTTTCGGGGGCAGTAAGTCAGAGAAAGACACTAAAAAACTTCAGCCGGTTATTGAAAAAGTAAACAGCTTTTTTAGTCAGTACCAGTCTTTAAGCAATGATGAGCTTCGTTATAAAACGCAGGAGTTCAGACAAAGAATTAAGGAACGTCTCAATAAAATTGACGAAGAAATCAATACCCTGAATGCCAGTGCAGAAGCATTGTCTCACGAAGCATTACAGGAAAAGGATAATATATACAAACAGGTAGACGACCTCAAAAAAAATCGGGATAAAGAAATCGAAGCGGTACTTGAGGAAATAATGCCGGAGGCCTTTGCAGTAATGAAGGAAACAGCGCGAAGGTTTAAAGAAAATGAAAAAGTGGTAGCCAAAGCTACTGATCTTGATCGTGAATTAAGCGTAAAGAGCGAGTACATTACTATTGATGGCGATAATGCCATATTTAATAACAGCTGGACTGCAGCCGGCAACACCGTAAACTGGAACATGGTACATTACGATGTACAGTTAATAGGGGGCGCTGTTTTACATAGCGGTAAAATTGCCGAGATGGCTACAGGTGAAGGTAAAACGCTGGTATCTACCCTGCCCGCCTACCTGAATGCCCTGGCCGGGGAAGGTGTACATATTGTAACGGTGAACGATTACCTGGCACGTCGGGACCAGGAATGGAACGGCCCTATTTTCGAATGGCTCGGTCTGAGAGTAGATTGTATTGATAAGCACCAGCCTAATACCGCAGCCCGGAGAAATGCATACCTCGCAGATATCACATATGGTACCAATAACGAGTTTGGTTTCGATTACCTGCGTGACAACATGGTGCATACCGCCGATGAAATGGTACAGCGTAAGCACCATTATGCCATGGTAGATGAGGTAGATAGTGTTTTAATTGATGATGCACGTACACCATTGATCATAAGCGGGCCTGTTGACAAAGCAGACGACCAGCAATATCATATTCATAAACCACGTGTACAGCAATTATTTATTGAGCAGGAGCGTATCGTAAGAAACGCTTTAAATGAGGCGAAGAAGTTAATTGAAAAAGGTGAAGATGATCCCAAAACAGGAGGGCTTCATTTGTTCCGTGCGTTCAGGGGCTTACCTAAGTACAATCCGCTTATTAAGTTCTTAAGTGAACCCGGCATCAAAGTAAAACTTCAAAAAGCAGAAAATTACTACCTGCAGGATCAGGAGCGTAATATGCATATCATTGATTCAGAATTATTGTTCAGAATCGATGAGAAAAACAAATCGGTAGATCTCACCGAGAAAGGCCTGGGAACTATTACCCGCTCAGGAGAAGATCCCGATTTTTTTGTGCTCCCGGACATCAGCGTAAGCCTTGCTGACATAGAAAAAAGTGATGTACCGGCCGAAGAAAAATTAAGACAGAAGGAACATATTCTTAATGATTATTCACAGAAAGCTGACCGTATCCACTCGGTACAACAATTACTGAAAGCCTATGCCCTGTTTGAAAAAGATGTAGAGTATGTGGTAATTGACGGGGCTATCAAAATTGTAGACGAACAAACAGGCCGTATTATGGATGGCCGCCGTTACAGCGATGGCTTACACCAGGCACTGGAAGCCAAGGAGAATGTGAAAATTGAGGCGGCTACGCAAACTTATGCAACGGTTACGCTTCAAAACTTTTTCCGTATGTATCACAAACTAGGTGGTATGACGGGTACTGCCGAAACAGAAGCTGCAGAGCTTTGGAGTATTTATAAACTGGATGTAGTAAACATTCCTACCAATGTTCCTATCATTAGAGATGACAAACAGGATCTGGTTTATAAAACCAAGCGTGAGAAATACAAGGCCGTAATCGATGAAATTGAAGTATTGAGAAACGCGGGTCGCCCGGTACTGGTAGGTACTACTTCTGTTGAGATAAGTGAGCTCTTGGGGCGCATGCTGCAACAAAAGAAAATCCCGCACAATGTATTAAACGCCAAACAACATGCCCGTGAAGCCAGCGTTGTTGCTGAAGCAGGATTGGCAGGCGCAGTAACCATTGCCACCAACATGGCGGGTCGGGGTACCGATATCAAACTGGGCCCAGGTGTAAAAGAAGCAGGCGGTTTAGCCATTATTGGTACAGAGCGGCACGAAAGCCGCCGCGTTGACAGACAGCTTCGTGGTCGTGCCGGTCGCCAGGGAGACCCGGGTAGTTCGCAGTTTTATGTATCGCTTGAGGATGACCTGATGCGTATGTTTGGTAGTGACCGTATTGCGGGCATGATGGACAAACTTGGTTACAAAGAAGGCGATGTCATTCAGCACAGTATGATCAGCAACTCTATTCAGCGTGCGCAGAAGAAAGTGGAAGAAAATAACTTTGGTATCCGTAAGAGATTGCTGGAGTATGATGATGTGATGAACAAACAGAGAAATGCTGTTTACGAAAAAAGAAATCATGCTTTGTTTGGAGAGCGCCTTTCACTGGATATTGACAGCGCCTTCTCAATAGTAGCAGAAAGCGTGGTTAATTCTTTTAAAGAGCAGGACGATTACGAAGGGTTTAAGCTGGCATGTATTGTAAACTTTGGTATGGATACCGCTATCACCGCTGATGAGTTTAACGCTACTTCGGAAAACAAACTGATTGATAAATTATACGAAGAAGCTACACAACGTTACAACCGGCATACAGAAGCGATTGGCCAGAAAGCAATACCCGTATTTAAGAATATTCGGGCAACGCAAGGCCCTCATATCGAAAACGTGGTGGTACCATTTACAGATGGCCGCAAAGGCATCAACGTTCTCGCACCTTTAGATAAAACGGTTGAAACCAACGGACAGGCACTTGTGGCTAACATGGAAAAATCTATTACCCTGGCGGTGATAGATGATGCATGGAAAGAGCATCTGCGTGCAATGGACGATCTGAAGCAAAGCGTACAAACAGCCTACCTGGAGCAAAAAGATCCATTGGTAATTTACAAAGTAGAAGCCTTCCAGTTGTTTAACAACATGACCACTACTTTGAACAAGGATATTATATCCTTCCTTACACAGGCTAATTTACCGGATCAGCAGGAAAGCAATGAGATAAAAGAAGGTCGCCAGGAGAAAACAGACTTAAGTAAATTAAGCGCTAATAAAGATGAGATCGATGCAGCTGGCGATGATTATGCCGCTAATGAAAATGATTATTTCGATCCGTCGGCACCGCCTGTAAAACAAGAGCCTGTGCGCGTTGGGCCTAAAATAGGACGTAATGACCCCTGCCCTTGCGGTAGCGGAAAAAAATTCAAGCAATGCCATGGCAAAGGCGCAGAATAAAATTGCAAAGTCCCTTCACTCCGAAGGGACTTTTTTTATGGAAATCTATTTACTGACGCATCTGTGAATAAACGACTAATGTCTTATGAGAGCCCTGCTGTTACTATTTCTTTTTCCTTTTTTCGGGCAATGCAGGAATTACTGCAGTTCCGGGACGTATCCCACAGCTCACGACACCACTGATACTCTTTTCTGTGTTTTGTCCGCCAGGGCTGCCCGGGCAGCTACCCTGCTTGCACAAACGGCCAGTTATGATAATGCTGTTGCCTCCATCAGGAAAGCACAGGCCATCGATTTTAAAGAGCATGTGGTTTCTTTCGGGAAAGATTCAACCGGGCAAGTGATCCATTCTCTGACAGGCACAGGCAATATCAATAATGGTTATATCCCTGCTATTAATAATCGATTGGCAGACATACATATCCACACCAATGAGCAACCACCATCCACCGGCGACCTGTATGGATTTATTGATCAGATCACAACTGACACCAGCTATATCAGATATATTATAACTCCTATGGGCACCGAATACGCCCTGGTGCTACTTAATAAAAAAGAAGCGCTAAGCTTTAATATCTCTTACGCCCGAAGAGCAGGCATTAAACAAATTCAGTCTGATGGTGCCGCTGTTATTTATCAGCCCACATTTCCCCCGCAATTGGTAGACGAGTTCAATGAATTAAGATCCTGGAACCACGCGACGCATGAAGCGGCACTGGCATTTTTGCTTAAAAAGTATAAAGCGGGGATAGCATTACTAAAACAAAACACAGGTGGCCACTATACCGCGCTTGATGTAGTAGAAAAAAAAGATAAACAAGGAGATAAAACTTATCTTCTTTCCCACTGTCCTTAACCAAAATACCGGATCACAAAACACCTGTCCGTTATATTGTAATAACAATTACAACGGATCTGCCGTACCTTTGCAGCCGATAACTTATTCTTGTCTAAATCCATGCTTACTATGGATGATTTTCTGGCGGCTCGTTCGCAAATGGCGCTTTCTCTTGGCTTTCACATCATTTTTGCATGTATCGGGATGATCATGCCTTTCTTTATGGCAGTGTCTCATTACAAGTGGTTAAAAACAGGTGACACTACCTATCAGAATGTAACCAGGGCCTGGAGCCGGGGTGTTGCCATATTTTTTGCAACAGGTGCAGTTTCCGGCACTGTTTTGTCTTTTGAGCTGGGCTTATTATGGCCGGAGTTTATGAAACATGCAGGCCCTATCTTCGGCATGCCTTTTTCTTTGGAAGGAACGGCCTTCTTTATCGAAGCCATTGCATTAGGTTTTTATTTATATGGATGGAATCGCTTTAACAGGTGGTTTCATTGGTTTACCGGTGTGGTGGTAGGGCTAAGCGGCTTGGCTTCGGGCATACTTGTGGTGGCAGCCAACGCGTGGATGAATAGTCCAACAGGATTTGAATACGTAAACGGACAATATATCAACGCCGATCCTATAGCTGCCATGTTTAACGATGCCTGGCTTTCTCAATCTATACATATGGTGTTGGCGGCTACCGTAGCCACCAGCTTCGCTGTAGCCGGTGTGCATGCCCTGATGATACTAAAAGGAAAGAATACACAGTTTCATACAAAAGCATTTCGGATTGCGGCCGTATTTGCTGCAGTCAGCGCCATTCTGCAACCATTGAGCGGAGATTTTTCAGCCAAGGATGTAGCGAAAAGACAACCTGCAAAACTGGCTGCCATGGAAGCTCATTTTAAAACAGAAGAAAAAGCAGCATTGATCATAGGCGGTGTTCCGGATGAAAAAACCGAAACCGTAAAATATGCATTAAAAATACCGGGAGCCTTAAGTTTCCTGGCCCATGGCGATTTTAATACTGAAGTAACAGGCCTGGATAAAATCCCCAAAGATGAACGGCCTCCCGTTGCAATAGTACATTACTCTTTCCAGGTCATGGTAATGCTGGGTGTGGCAATGATGCTCATCGCCCTTCTGTATCTGTTCATTTTATGGAGAAAGAAAAACTGGCTTCAAAAAAGATGGCTGTTAAAGATGTTTGTACTCGCTATCCCGGCAGGATTTATTGCTGTGGAAGCCGGGTGGATGGTGACTGAGGTAGGAAGACAACCGTGGATCATGTATGGCTTTATGCGCACGGCTGATGCGGTTACTCCCATGCCGGGCATTATCTATTCGTTTTATATTTTCACTGCAGTTTATCTTTCCCTGAGCATTATTGTAATGATATTGCTGTACCGGCAGGTAAAAATGGTGGGTGCTTTATACGATACTCCCGCAAACCAATCATTACCCGATAACCATTAAAGGATTTTATGATTTACGTAGTAATGGCATATTTATGGGCTTCAGTTTTACTGTACGTATTAATGGGTGGAGCTGATTTTGGCGCCGGTGTGCTGGAGTTTCTCTCCACATCGAAAAGTAAAGACAGTACCCGTAAAGTAATGTACAGAGCCATAGGACCTATTTGGGAAGCCAATCATATGTGGCTGATTATTGCTATTGTAATACTTTTTGTGGGGTTCCCGGTCATTTATACCACCATGTCGGTCTATCTCCATATTCCTTTAACCATCATGCTGCTGGGCATTATTGCCAGGGGCACAGCTTTTACTTTCAGGAACTACGACGCTGTAAAAGATAAAATGCAGGTAGTGTATTCCAAAACCTTTATGTACTCCAGTATCATCACTCCGCTGTTCTTAGGCATCATTGCGGGTAGCGCTGTATCGGGCAGGATAGATCCCGGCGCTGCTAATTTTTTAGATGCCTATATTTTCAGCTGGCTGGCGCCATTTCCCGTTGCCGTTGGAATTTTTACCGTCACCATCTGTGGTTTCCTGGCAGCTATATTTATAATTGGCGAAACAAGATCTGAAGAGGATACAAAACGTTTTGTTACTAAATCAAAACATATGAGCATTGCGGCCCTGGCAGCCGCAGCACTAGTATTTATAGCAGCCCGGGTAGAAGATATCCCGCTGGAACACTGGCTTTTTGGAAATCCTGTAAGTATCATTTGCGTAATATTAGCTATCATATCCCTGGTATGGATGTGGGCCTCTTTATTTACCAGGCAAACCAAACTGATCAGGGTAATTGCCGGCGCCCAGGTATCTCTGTTACTGGTTGCTATCACCTACGAGCATTACCCCGTATTAGTCAACCTGAAAAATACGGAGGGACTATCTTTATTGGCACAGCAGGGAGCAGAAAAGACCATCAGGGCGCTGGGCATAGCATTGCTTGCGGGAAGTGTTTTAATATTACCCTCCTTGTTTTACCTGTTATATAGTTTTTCTAACCGCGCAGAGGAATAAGCCTTTAACAAACAATTATTGGAGGACCAGGTTACCTGCATATACATAACCCTTACATTTATATATGATTACCCGCTATATACTTACATTTTGCCTGCTAATGGCCATGCTACCGCTTGCCGCACAAAAAACAGTAAAAGGAAGAGTGAATAATTTTACTTACGATACGATATCCCCCCTGCCCCACGCTACTGTAACTAATATTAGCCGTAGCTCATCTGTATCAGCCGACAATAGCGGTTATTATATTATAAGGGCTAATGAAAATGACAGCCTGGTCTTTTCTTTCAATGGCTATATCAGCGATACAGTCCGGGTTCAGGAACAGTTTTTTATATCCGGGTATGATGCTGCGCTCATTGAAAGAGCTGCATTTTTAAGCGGGGTGACAGTTATGGCTGATTATCGCAGAGACTCTATCCGTCGACGGCAGGAATATAGCTATGCCTATGAAAAACCATTGGGAATAACAGGTGGTCATACGCCCTCTGCCGGAGCAGGCATTGTATTAAGTCCGTCCAGTATATTTTCAAAGGAGCGTAAAGCCAATAAGAGACTGAAGGCGCGGTTACTAAAACAGGAAGAAGATGCTTATATCGACTATGTATTTTCTCCAGGCTGGGTAGGCTCTTTAACAGGCCTTAAAGACGGAGCGCT belongs to Niabella yanshanensis and includes:
- a CDS encoding ArnT family glycosyltransferase, whose amino-acid sequence is MSTTSGIKIQSGQKQETRALGLFMLGWFIVNALQAYFLGLEGDEAYYWHLSQNIDWSYFDHPPMVALLIRMGEILGHGSLFTRLGTVFITTLSIGIIYKALPDYLKNIRWYILIAASTLLVNVYSFITTPDAPLLFFSSLFLLTYKSFLNKRSIANSLLMALCITGMFYSKYHGILLIFFVVLSNYKLLINRYFWLTILITTVFFLPHIYWQYEHDWPSFRYHLNERLARHYRINHTTDYLLGQILVFGPFISLLFYATCYRLKIKDPLLRTHLFIFAGTLIFFLISSFKNTVEAHWTLIAAPSFMTLFMSLIINGTNKYQRLFRKFAIANIVIILLARVLFLVPHSPFTLIRHYYPFFYGKQWAETLHKAAGNTPVIFENSYVLPSLYTYYYPEAQALDYNTKSYRKTNYNLENDCKLSGQKVWHYQITREKDPAFTYIDTKYNPGQLRPIESFTCVNSLRIVPLQLPSRLKAGSSYPIKIRFENKSARTITLYNELEIDYAFFIAKSDFVNADEAYKIDGDTIAPGQKSIIALNLRTPDQPGCYKLLFSIKNRHLQGNFASPFYEIEIN
- a CDS encoding LTA synthase family protein, translated to MFPHLGWEDWFNILKGGGKFDIAALFYFGGLPLVMMLLPVPEKWRNNKMYLKIVRLVFFIFIGIALLLNCIDFIYYRFTLRRTTFSVLQEFQNEKNGLKLVWDFIFDFWYVVLIFAGLILSMIWLYNRVQARFNSSSSKLRYYITGTGILVLTVVLAIGGIRGDFKHSTRPITISNAGDYVKSPNEIYLVLNTPFTFIRTMSVKGLKKMEYYKEYALEAIYTPVHTPDPANHFQKKNVVLILLESFGKEAVGFYNKDLDNGTYKGYTPFLDSLAGQSKVFWNSFANGRKSIDAIPSCIASIPSGFNPFVLTPYVSDTIGGLAHALKNEGYHTSFFHGAPNGSMGFAAIIKLLGIAHYYGKNEFNNDKEYDGIWGIWDEPFFQFFDEKLSSFQQPFFSTIFSVSSHHPFKVPKQYEGVFEKGALPVFECISYTDMALRKFFNRAKTQPWFNNTLFIISADHATETHHREYQNAWGEYAIPILLYAPGDDNMKGVTNEIIQQIDIMPTVLGYLNYNKPFLAYGNNVLDSTQQDPHFAYQYSGGYRWFQGDYLLMSDALKPGKLYNWKIDRFLQADLAQQKPDTLARMNKRLKAFIQQYNNRLIDNRLTVR
- the secA gene encoding preprotein translocase subunit SecA; its protein translation is MFGFLSKIFGGSKSEKDTKKLQPVIEKVNSFFSQYQSLSNDELRYKTQEFRQRIKERLNKIDEEINTLNASAEALSHEALQEKDNIYKQVDDLKKNRDKEIEAVLEEIMPEAFAVMKETARRFKENEKVVAKATDLDRELSVKSEYITIDGDNAIFNNSWTAAGNTVNWNMVHYDVQLIGGAVLHSGKIAEMATGEGKTLVSTLPAYLNALAGEGVHIVTVNDYLARRDQEWNGPIFEWLGLRVDCIDKHQPNTAARRNAYLADITYGTNNEFGFDYLRDNMVHTADEMVQRKHHYAMVDEVDSVLIDDARTPLIISGPVDKADDQQYHIHKPRVQQLFIEQERIVRNALNEAKKLIEKGEDDPKTGGLHLFRAFRGLPKYNPLIKFLSEPGIKVKLQKAENYYLQDQERNMHIIDSELLFRIDEKNKSVDLTEKGLGTITRSGEDPDFFVLPDISVSLADIEKSDVPAEEKLRQKEHILNDYSQKADRIHSVQQLLKAYALFEKDVEYVVIDGAIKIVDEQTGRIMDGRRYSDGLHQALEAKENVKIEAATQTYATVTLQNFFRMYHKLGGMTGTAETEAAELWSIYKLDVVNIPTNVPIIRDDKQDLVYKTKREKYKAVIDEIEVLRNAGRPVLVGTTSVEISELLGRMLQQKKIPHNVLNAKQHAREASVVAEAGLAGAVTIATNMAGRGTDIKLGPGVKEAGGLAIIGTERHESRRVDRQLRGRAGRQGDPGSSQFYVSLEDDLMRMFGSDRIAGMMDKLGYKEGDVIQHSMISNSIQRAQKKVEENNFGIRKRLLEYDDVMNKQRNAVYEKRNHALFGERLSLDIDSAFSIVAESVVNSFKEQDDYEGFKLACIVNFGMDTAITADEFNATSENKLIDKLYEEATQRYNRHTEAIGQKAIPVFKNIRATQGPHIENVVVPFTDGRKGINVLAPLDKTVETNGQALVANMEKSITLAVIDDAWKEHLRAMDDLKQSVQTAYLEQKDPLVIYKVEAFQLFNNMTTTLNKDIISFLTQANLPDQQESNEIKEGRQEKTDLSKLSANKDEIDAAGDDYAANENDYFDPSAPPVKQEPVRVGPKIGRNDPCPCGSGKKFKQCHGKGAE
- a CDS encoding cytochrome ubiquinol oxidase subunit I, which produces MDDFLAARSQMALSLGFHIIFACIGMIMPFFMAVSHYKWLKTGDTTYQNVTRAWSRGVAIFFATGAVSGTVLSFELGLLWPEFMKHAGPIFGMPFSLEGTAFFIEAIALGFYLYGWNRFNRWFHWFTGVVVGLSGLASGILVVAANAWMNSPTGFEYVNGQYINADPIAAMFNDAWLSQSIHMVLAATVATSFAVAGVHALMILKGKNTQFHTKAFRIAAVFAAVSAILQPLSGDFSAKDVAKRQPAKLAAMEAHFKTEEKAALIIGGVPDEKTETVKYALKIPGALSFLAHGDFNTEVTGLDKIPKDERPPVAIVHYSFQVMVMLGVAMMLIALLYLFILWRKKNWLQKRWLLKMFVLAIPAGFIAVEAGWMVTEVGRQPWIMYGFMRTADAVTPMPGIIYSFYIFTAVYLSLSIIVMILLYRQVKMVGALYDTPANQSLPDNH
- a CDS encoding cytochrome d ubiquinol oxidase subunit II — protein: MIYVVMAYLWASVLLYVLMGGADFGAGVLEFLSTSKSKDSTRKVMYRAIGPIWEANHMWLIIAIVILFVGFPVIYTTMSVYLHIPLTIMLLGIIARGTAFTFRNYDAVKDKMQVVYSKTFMYSSIITPLFLGIIAGSAVSGRIDPGAANFLDAYIFSWLAPFPVAVGIFTVTICGFLAAIFIIGETRSEEDTKRFVTKSKHMSIAALAAAALVFIAARVEDIPLEHWLFGNPVSIICVILAIISLVWMWASLFTRQTKLIRVIAGAQVSLLLVAITYEHYPVLVNLKNTEGLSLLAQQGAEKTIRALGIALLAGSVLILPSLFYLLYSFSNRAEE
- a CDS encoding peptidase associated/transthyretin-like domain-containing protein produces the protein MITRYILTFCLLMAMLPLAAQKTVKGRVNNFTYDTISPLPHATVTNISRSSSVSADNSGYYIIRANENDSLVFSFNGYISDTVRVQEQFFISGYDAALIERAAFLSGVTVMADYRRDSIRRRQEYSYAYEKPLGITGGHTPSAGAGIVLSPSSIFSKERKANKRLKARLLKQEEDAYIDYVFSPGWVGSLTGLKDGALETFMNRYRPSYEFCRQRDRAEMITYVSDKFKEFQKANAVK